In Portunus trituberculatus isolate SZX2019 chromosome 22, ASM1759143v1, whole genome shotgun sequence, one DNA window encodes the following:
- the LOC123507321 gene encoding RNA-binding protein 25-like, with protein sequence MKPTQPLKDTALPSPPSHDTAQPSRLLPTATQPPPEPFRDEAQPPAQPQAATQVTEPPAHTVLSSPTLEDTTHPPPTPFKDTKHSPPTAQPPQPFRDASPPPQVAAPPQDTQVETLKPAAEETRVPEPRQPPKETLINGWGEGEAEGEADRENEKEKLEKEKEREREKEQKGEREAEKAEHGEQQQQQQKHSCRDSASSLEGLDRPTSEELSLDGLMSQDEAEKAPKASKVSRFVRMFNRREVSQTEASLERASGRKTPIRVWAMCLQAQSPNKDDDDDDLESSSEVIKSEPHLDQCPSGSHKGAAPPWGDTSSLGDVHTRHSLDSMAGDVEDKRRSLNIEVENRSLIRSSGGRRSFDKPQSRARLTTKRSNTLEDMDDSRHAVSRSSKTLPAKPTSAAAAGREAAPNTSPFYRRFYSHCMILPAKRRKRAKNKNRDNMEDSSSQGKEEPGLAGGGTVAQRDNDAGTGGEKEESEEAGKAGEGEGQAVSPLADFEDDFDDSPKRLPVMDGFLAEIMESVTLIEKEMTEDEAENDDEGSGGEAAAQDNTDEDEEEQERRSSLELLSDGKSRVTSLISRFEQCGS encoded by the coding sequence GACGAAGCACAGCCACCAGCGCAGCCACAAGCCGCAACACAAGTCACTGAGCCTCCAGCACACACTGTATTGTCATCACCGACACTTGAGGACACGACACATCCCCCTCCTACCCCCTTCAAGGACACCAAACACTCCCCTCCTACCGCGCAGCCCCCCCAGCCCTTCAGGgacgcctcaccaccacctcaagtcGCGGCGCCCCCTCAGGACACTCAAGTGGAAACATTGAAGCCTGCAGCCGAGGAGACGAGGGTTCCCGAGCCTCGCCAGCCTCCCAAAGAGACCTTGATCAATGgctggggagagggggaggcggagggagaggcagacagggagaatgaaaaggagaagctggagaaagagaaggagagggagcgagagaaagagcagaAAGGGGAGCGGGAGGCAGAAAAGGCGGAACAcggggagcagcagcagcagcagcagaaacactcGTGTCGGGACAGCGCGTCGAGTCTGGAGGGCCTGGACCGTCCCACCAGTGAGGAGTTGAGCCTCGACGGCCTCATGAGCCAGGACGAGGCCGAGAAGGCGCCTAAGGCCAGCAAAGTGTCGCGCTTCGTGAGAATGTTCAACCGGCGCGAGGTTAGTCAGACGGAGGCCAGCTTGGAGCGTGCCTCGGGCCGAAAGACTCCCATCCGTGTGTGGGCCATGTGTCTGCAGGCACAGAGCCCCAacaaggacgacgacgacgatgatctCGAGTCCTCCAGCGAGGTGATCAAGAGCGAGCCTCACCTGGACCAGTGCCCCTCGGGGTCGCACAAGGGCGCGGCACCTCCCTGGGGTGACACATCCAGCCTGGGGGACGTTCACACGCGCCACTCCCTGGACAGCATGGCGGGTGACGTGGAGGACAAGCGGCGCTCCCTCAACATCGAGGTGGAGAACAGGAGCCTCATCAGGAGCAGTGGCGGCCGCCGCTCCTTCGACAAGCCGCAGAGCCGCGCCCGCCTCACCACCAAGCGCTCCAACACGCTGGAGGACATGGACGACTCGCGCCACGCCGTCTCCAGGTCATCCAAAACTCTGCCAGCCAAGCCTACTTCTGCCGCCGCAGCGGGGCGGGAGGCGGCTCCCAACACCAGCCCCTTTTATCGCAGGTTCTACAGCCACTGTATGATTCTCCCCGCCAAGAGGCGCAAGCGTGCCAAGAATAAGAACCGCGACAACATGGAGGACAGCAGCTCGCAGGGCAAGGAAGAGCCGGGCTTAGCGGGTGGCGGCACCGTGGCACAAAGAGATAATGACGCTGGAACTggcggagaaaaggaagagagtgaagaggcgGGCAAGGCTGGCGAGGGTGAGGGCCAGGCAGTGTCTCCTCTAGCGGACTTTGAGGATGACTTTGACGACTCCCCGAAAAGACTGCCGGTGATGGACGGCTTCCTGGCGGAGATCATGGAGAGTGTCACGCTcatagaaaaggaaatgacGGAGGACGAGGCTGAGAATGATGACGAGGGGTCAGGCGGGGAGGCAGCGGCCCAAGACAACacagatgaggatgaggaagagcaagagaggaggagcagcctgGAACTCCTGTCTGATGGCAAATCCAGGGTCACCTCCCTCATATCGAGATTCGAACAGTGTGGCTCGTAG